The following are encoded together in the Bradyrhizobium algeriense genome:
- a CDS encoding tripartite tricarboxylate transporter TctB family protein — MSDQSNVKFRLNNSELWGGLIGLALGGFVIWSGLKLKLGSINDPGAGFVLFYTGILMCLFAASVIIAALTEGGPTFGSRWVNTRWTKPLLVIVCLIAFSFALNPLGFLLSSIPLMLLLLRVVDPVRWPLAVPVAVLVPLGMWWVLKRLLLIQLPSGIFEIG; from the coding sequence ATGAGTGATCAATCCAACGTCAAATTCCGCCTCAACAATTCCGAGCTGTGGGGCGGGCTGATCGGGCTTGCGCTCGGCGGCTTCGTGATCTGGTCCGGCCTCAAGCTCAAGCTCGGCAGCATCAACGACCCCGGCGCCGGGTTCGTGCTGTTCTATACCGGCATCCTGATGTGCCTGTTCGCCGCCTCGGTCATCATCGCCGCATTGACCGAGGGCGGGCCGACCTTCGGCTCGCGCTGGGTGAACACGCGCTGGACCAAGCCGCTGCTGGTGATCGTCTGCCTCATCGCCTTTTCCTTCGCCCTTAACCCGCTCGGCTTTCTGCTGTCCTCGATTCCGCTGATGCTGCTGCTGTTGCGCGTGGTCGACCCGGTGCGCTGGCCGCTGGCCGTTCCGGTTGCCGTGCTCGTTCCGCTAGGCATGTGGTGGGTCCTCAAACGCCTGCTTCTGATCCAACTGCCTTCGGGCATCTTCGAAATCGGCTGA
- a CDS encoding tripartite tricarboxylate transporter permease, which yields MDTLINVAHGFGVALQPANLIYCFIGVFIGTLVGVLPGIGPISAMSLLLPITLSGTPESGIIMMAGIYYGSMYGGSTTSILVNIPGEAASVVTCIDGHQMAKQGRAGPALGISAFGSFFAGTFALIALMLVAPKLASVAIAFGPAEYFSLMVLGLVVLTFLTQGSMAKALLMACIGVVLGVIGLDSITAQPRLTFGRLELIDGIGLVPVVMGLFGVAEVLFNTEQVIKRDVINTKITHLLPSREDWKASAGPMTRGTVLGFFLGILPGGGAVISSFASYALEKRLSKTPERFGNGAIEGVAGPEAANNAAAGGAFIPLMTLGIPPNVVMALLLGAFVIHGLQPGPLMITQNPGLFWGIVASMYIGNLMLLVLNLPMIGMWVQLLKLPYNILFPLIILFTIIGVYCSSNNVFDVYVMIAFGIIGYFMRKLGYEPAPLVLAFVLGPMLENNLRKSLILSQGDLMTFVERPISAACLALAAVLLIGPLLPALRKKRELVALDEGA from the coding sequence ATGGACACACTCATCAATGTCGCCCATGGCTTCGGCGTCGCCCTTCAACCCGCCAACCTGATCTACTGCTTCATCGGCGTGTTCATCGGCACGCTGGTCGGCGTGCTGCCCGGCATCGGCCCGATCTCGGCGATGTCGCTGCTATTGCCGATCACGCTGTCGGGAACGCCGGAGTCAGGCATCATCATGATGGCCGGAATCTATTACGGCTCGATGTATGGCGGCTCGACCACCTCGATCCTGGTCAACATTCCCGGCGAAGCCGCTTCCGTCGTCACCTGTATCGATGGCCACCAGATGGCCAAGCAGGGCCGCGCGGGACCAGCGCTCGGCATCTCCGCATTCGGTTCGTTCTTCGCCGGCACCTTTGCGCTGATCGCGCTGATGCTGGTGGCGCCCAAGCTCGCCAGCGTCGCAATCGCCTTCGGTCCGGCCGAATATTTCAGCCTGATGGTGCTCGGCCTCGTGGTTCTTACCTTCCTGACGCAGGGCTCGATGGCGAAAGCACTGTTGATGGCCTGCATCGGCGTCGTGCTCGGCGTGATCGGGCTCGACAGCATCACCGCGCAACCGCGCCTGACCTTCGGCCGCCTGGAGCTGATCGACGGCATCGGCCTCGTTCCCGTGGTCATGGGCCTGTTCGGCGTCGCCGAAGTCCTGTTCAACACCGAGCAGGTCATCAAGCGCGACGTCATCAACACGAAGATCACGCACCTCCTTCCAAGCAGGGAGGACTGGAAAGCCAGTGCCGGCCCGATGACGCGCGGAACGGTCCTTGGATTTTTCCTCGGCATTCTGCCCGGCGGCGGCGCGGTGATCTCGTCGTTCGCGTCCTACGCGTTGGAGAAGCGGCTGTCCAAGACGCCGGAGCGCTTCGGCAATGGCGCGATCGAGGGTGTTGCAGGTCCCGAAGCCGCCAACAACGCCGCCGCCGGCGGAGCCTTCATTCCGCTGATGACATTAGGCATTCCGCCGAACGTGGTGATGGCGCTGTTGCTCGGCGCCTTCGTCATTCACGGGCTGCAGCCCGGTCCGCTGATGATCACGCAGAACCCCGGCCTGTTCTGGGGCATCGTCGCCAGCATGTATATCGGCAATCTGATGCTGCTCGTGCTGAATCTGCCGATGATCGGCATGTGGGTGCAGCTCCTCAAATTGCCCTACAACATCCTGTTCCCGCTGATCATCCTGTTCACCATCATCGGCGTCTATTGCTCGAGCAATAACGTGTTCGACGTCTATGTGATGATCGCATTCGGCATTATCGGCTATTTCATGCGCAAGCTCGGCTACGAACCGGCGCCGCTGGTTCTGGCCTTCGTGCTCGGGCCGATGCTGGAGAACAACCTGCGCAAGTCGCTTATTCTCTCGCAGGGCGATCTGATGACCTTCGTCGAGCGGCCGATCTCGGCCGCCTGTCTCGCATTGGCGGCCGTACTGCTGATCGGCCCGCTGCTGCCGGCACTGCGCAAGAAGCGCGAACTGGTCGCGCTCGACGAAGGGGCATAA
- a CDS encoding LLM class flavin-dependent oxidoreductase: protein MTKQIRLNAFAMNCVAHQSPGLWTHPRDRTLGYNRLPYWLDLAKTLERGRFDGLFLADVLGVYDVFGNSPDAALRNAAQTPANEPLMLIPAMAAVTQNLGFGVTSNLSFEPPYPFARRMSTLDHLTEGRIGWNVVTGYLDSAARGAGKDKQTAHDDRYEIADEYMELAYKLWEGSWEDDAVLRDRARGIFADPSKVHRIEHEGANYRLNAIHLSEPSPQRTPVLYQAGTSPRGRQFAAQHAECVFMSGPSAKIIGPRVAAIRAAAKEIGRNPAEILMFSMMTIILGRTEAEAKEKYADYRCHIAPEGALALMSGWMGIDFSGYDLDQQVRHVQNDAGRTALDNVTRADPDRVWTVREVVEHVGIGGAGPVVVGPPEKVADDIEAWFEQTDVDGLNVAFATSPGDFEDIADMLVPELTKRGRYKSAYAEGTLREKLFGAGRARLTEQHPAARYRVKPRAAAAK from the coding sequence ATGACAAAACAAATCCGGCTCAATGCCTTCGCCATGAACTGTGTGGCACATCAATCGCCGGGGCTCTGGACCCATCCGCGCGACCGCACCTTAGGCTACAACCGCCTGCCCTATTGGCTCGATCTGGCGAAGACGCTGGAGCGCGGCCGGTTCGACGGGCTGTTTCTCGCCGATGTGCTCGGCGTCTACGACGTGTTCGGCAACAGCCCGGACGCCGCACTGCGCAATGCCGCGCAGACGCCGGCGAACGAGCCCTTGATGCTGATCCCGGCGATGGCGGCGGTGACGCAAAACCTCGGCTTCGGCGTCACCAGCAATCTGTCCTTCGAGCCGCCCTACCCGTTTGCGCGCAGAATGTCGACGCTGGATCACCTGACCGAAGGCCGGATCGGCTGGAACGTGGTGACCGGCTATCTCGACTCTGCCGCCCGCGGCGCCGGCAAGGACAAGCAGACCGCGCATGACGACCGCTACGAGATCGCGGATGAATATATGGAGCTGGCCTACAAGCTCTGGGAAGGAAGCTGGGAGGACGATGCCGTGCTGCGCGACCGCGCGCGCGGCATTTTCGCCGATCCTTCCAAGGTGCACCGCATTGAGCACGAGGGCGCCAACTACCGGCTCAACGCCATTCATCTCAGCGAGCCGTCGCCGCAGCGGACGCCGGTGCTGTATCAGGCCGGCACCTCGCCGCGCGGACGGCAATTTGCCGCCCAGCACGCCGAATGCGTGTTCATGTCGGGCCCGTCGGCCAAGATCATCGGCCCGCGCGTGGCGGCGATCCGCGCGGCTGCGAAGGAGATCGGACGCAATCCGGCCGAGATCCTGATGTTCTCCATGATGACGATCATTCTCGGCCGCACCGAGGCCGAGGCGAAAGAAAAATACGCCGACTATCGCTGCCACATCGCGCCCGAGGGCGCGCTGGCGCTGATGTCGGGCTGGATGGGTATCGATTTCTCGGGCTACGACCTCGACCAGCAAGTGCGCCACGTTCAGAACGACGCCGGGCGCACCGCGCTCGACAACGTCACGCGAGCGGATCCTGATAGGGTCTGGACCGTGCGCGAGGTCGTCGAGCATGTCGGCATCGGCGGCGCCGGCCCCGTCGTGGTCGGCCCGCCGGAGAAGGTCGCCGACGATATCGAAGCCTGGTTCGAGCAGACCGATGTCGATGGCCTCAACGTCGCGTTTGCCACCTCGCCGGGCGATTTCGAGGATATCGCCGACATGCTGGTGCCGGAGCTGACAAAGCGTGGACGCTACAAGAGCGCGTATGCGGAAGGAACGCTGCGGGAGAAGCTGTTTGGTGCCGGGCGCGCGCGGTTAACGGAGCAGCATCCGGCGGCGAGGTATCGCGTGAAGCCACGCGCTGCGGCGGCGAAGTAA
- a CDS encoding thiamine pyrophosphate-binding protein: MKNKITGRSAFLALLKDEGVTHLFGNPGTTELPIMHALKDHPDLTYVMAMQESLVVAMADGFSRASGKLVACNVHVAPGLGNAMGSLYNASFTGTPLILTAGQQEQGHGLTEPVLYGPLVQMAAPLVKWAVEVTRLEDLPRIVRRAAKIATTPPTGPVFISLPGDILNSEAGIELGRSTRVDTRVKPADESLQALTARILKAERPVIIVGDEIVKSDALREAAQLAETLGCPAYQSSTPYGAHFLSESPCFMGALARIQKIARDTLAPYDLIIALGGDPLRMSVYSETDPLPDGLSIVHVGLVDHDLARNYGVEIALKADVRETLRALVPALKAAGGGALETRARQGLDALASRNWTARRKPLVEQISKAGKTSPIDPDWLALQVVEAMPDNAILVDEGLTSSRQMIALRPHRDRYGYHALASGGIGWGLPASVGVSLANPERSVVCYSGDGSSMYSIQSLWTAANHKLPLTFVIVNNGGYRIIKQRLLAFHGDDHYVGMDFIDPPVDFTGMAKSLGLEATRVTDPSQLKSVLSSAFSRPGAKLIEVVVSNSVN, translated from the coding sequence ATGAAAAACAAGATCACCGGCCGCTCCGCATTCCTCGCACTGCTGAAGGACGAGGGCGTCACGCATCTGTTCGGCAATCCCGGCACCACCGAGCTGCCGATCATGCACGCGCTGAAGGACCATCCGGACCTCACCTATGTCATGGCGATGCAGGAAAGCCTGGTCGTCGCCATGGCCGACGGTTTCAGCCGCGCCTCGGGCAAGCTCGTCGCCTGCAACGTCCACGTCGCGCCCGGCCTCGGTAACGCGATGGGCTCGCTCTACAACGCGAGCTTTACGGGGACGCCGCTGATCCTGACCGCGGGCCAGCAGGAGCAGGGCCACGGCCTGACCGAGCCGGTGCTCTACGGCCCGCTGGTGCAGATGGCGGCGCCGCTGGTGAAATGGGCCGTCGAGGTGACGCGGCTGGAAGACCTGCCGCGCATCGTGCGCCGCGCCGCCAAGATCGCGACCACGCCGCCGACCGGGCCGGTATTCATCTCTCTGCCGGGCGATATTCTCAATTCTGAGGCCGGCATCGAACTCGGCCGTTCGACCCGCGTCGATACCCGCGTCAAACCGGCGGACGAATCGCTGCAGGCGCTGACCGCGCGCATCCTCAAGGCCGAGCGGCCCGTGATCATCGTCGGCGACGAGATCGTGAAAAGCGATGCATTGAGGGAAGCGGCGCAGCTTGCGGAAACGCTGGGCTGTCCGGCGTATCAGTCGTCGACACCCTATGGCGCGCATTTCCTGTCCGAAAGCCCGTGCTTCATGGGCGCGTTGGCGCGCATCCAGAAGATTGCCCGCGACACGCTCGCGCCTTACGACCTCATCATTGCGCTCGGCGGCGATCCGCTGCGGATGTCGGTCTACAGCGAGACCGATCCGCTGCCGGACGGGCTGTCGATCGTGCACGTCGGCCTGGTCGATCACGATCTCGCCAGGAATTACGGCGTCGAGATCGCGCTCAAGGCCGACGTGCGGGAAACCCTGCGCGCGCTGGTGCCGGCGCTGAAGGCCGCGGGCGGCGGGGCGCTTGAGACGCGGGCGAGACAGGGACTGGACGCGCTGGCGTCGAGGAACTGGACGGCCCGGCGCAAGCCGCTGGTCGAACAGATTTCGAAAGCGGGCAAAACCTCGCCGATCGATCCGGACTGGCTGGCGCTGCAGGTGGTCGAGGCGATGCCTGATAACGCGATCCTGGTCGACGAGGGACTGACGTCATCGCGGCAGATGATCGCGTTGCGGCCGCATCGCGACCGCTACGGCTATCACGCGCTCGCTTCGGGCGGCATTGGCTGGGGATTGCCGGCGTCCGTCGGTGTCAGTCTCGCCAATCCGGAGCGGTCGGTCGTGTGTTACTCCGGCGACGGCAGTTCGATGTATTCGATCCAGTCGCTATGGACGGCGGCCAACCACAAGCTGCCGCTGACATTCGTGATCGTCAACAATGGCGGCTACCGCATCATCAAGCAGCGGCTGCTCGCCTTCCACGGCGACGATCACTATGTCGGCATGGATTTCATCGACCCGCCGGTGGATTTTACGGGAATGGCGAAGTCGCTGGGGTTGGAGGCGACGCGGGTCACCGATCCTTCGCAGTTGAAGTCCGTATTGTCATCCGCCTTCAGCCGTCCTGGCGCGAAGCTGATCGAGGTTGTCGTGAGCAATTCGGTGAATTGA